A window from Plasmodium relictum strain SGS1 genome assembly, chromosome: 7 encodes these proteins:
- a CDS encoding peptidyl-prolyl cis-trans isomerase, putative, with amino-acid sequence MGKHKHSKDKLYILQSEYRRDAVKKKQLKSQNSTYLPFNYCRISLTPFVEPYCDENGRLYDKKSVLEEMRKEKNNEKVEYSIDIKNLIKANFYKHNNEYICPITRKYFNQHTKIILNKKTGNVYSSEIFKLFKSKNEMFDPLTHECMKKSDLIVLQDPLNKNKANELNKNYLQKKKNTYQSIRENGAIMSILEEVKSKKKEKENDLRYKNESENIKIEEAKENIPIRNKEKIENEMQLKKKEEDISLYDNDSSENEIKIKCKNYSDNKLAQCVTSTISNITYKNDFIYLSESQVYNIIYEKVHKNKKNSYVRLITDIGMINIELYASIYPKLCHNFLFLCEYKYYSNTDIFKKDEDIVYFGSSKNNFHCAASGFYWKKKLKKNNLRNKLNEEINIQRLKEALMSINSDNDSDVDIKYIKYNDNKHIGENNCFGNIYFFKYYNQKYSNMFYISLTENYVTNDICIGKVVGGNETLIKLKNLNPVTNNDTHYTLNETIIYTNPFKEVVKEMKEKIKNEEKQVNAKENIGSFIDDENFAENKNDNIGKYIKWNDIKINNNLTNDEKLNKTKLNILKKETNPKLRKMDFSFW; translated from the exons atggGAAAGCATAAACATAGTaaagataaattatatattttgcaGTCAGAATATAGAAGAGATGCtgtaaaaaagaaacaatTAAAGTCTCAAAACTCAACTTATTTACCTTTTAATTATTG tcGTATAAGTTTAACACCTTTTGTTGAACCATATTGTGATGAAAATGGAAGATTATATGACAAAAAAAGTGTATTAGAAGAAAtgagaaaagaaaaaaacaatgAAAAAGTAGAATACTCAATTGATATaaagaatttaataaaagcAAATTTTTACAAACAcaataatgaatatatatgtCCTATAACAAGAAAGTATTTTAATCAGcatacaaaaattattttaaataaaaaaacaggTAATGTTTATTCAtcagaaatatttaaattattcaaaagtaaaaatgaaatgtTTGATCCCCTTACCCATGAATGTATGAAGAAATCAGATTTGATAGTATTACAAGACCCTTTGAATAAAAACAAGgcaaatgaattaaataaaaactatttacaaaaaaaaaaaaatacatatcaGTCAATTCGGGAAAATGGTGCAATTATGAGCATATTAGAAGAagttaaaagtaaaaaaaaagaaaaagaaaacgACTTGAGGTACAAAAATGAAagtgaaaatattaaaatagaaGAAGCTAAAGAAAATATTCCAATTCGtaataaagagaaaatagaaaatgaaatgcaattaaaaaaaaaggaagagGATATCTCCCTATATGATAACGATAGTagtgaaaatgaaataaaaataaaatgtaaaaattatagTGATAATAAATTAGCACAATGTGTAACGTCAACTATTTCTAATATAACATAcaaaaatgattttatttatctttcTGAAAGTCAagtttataatataatttatgagaaagttcataaaaataaaaaaaatagttatgTAAGATTGATAACTGATATAGGTATGATAAATATAGAGTTATATGCATCTATTTATCCAAAATTATgccataattttttatttctttgtgaatataaatattacagTAATAcagatatttttaaaaaagatgaaGATATTGTTTACTTTGGAtcaagtaaaaataattttcattgtGCAGCATCAGGATTTTActggaaaaaaaaactaaaaaaaaataatttaaggaataaattaaatgaagaaataaatattcaaaGGCTTAAAGAAGCATTAATGAGTATAAATAGTGATAATGATAGTGATGTAGACATTAAGTACATAAAATACAATGACAATAAGCACATTGGAGAAAATAATTGTTTTggtaatatttatttctttaaatattataaccaaaaatattcaaatatGTTTTACATAAGTTTAACTGAAAATTATGTAACTAATGACATATGCATAGGAAAAG tTGTAGGAGGAAATGAGACATtaatcaaattaaaaaatttaaatccaGTAACCAACAATGAt ACACATTATACTCTAAATGAAACCATTATTTATACTAACCCATTTAAAGAGGTtgtaaaagaaatgaaagaaaaaattaaaaatgaagaaaaacaaGTAAATGCAAAGGAAAATATAGGAAGTTTCATAGATGATGAAAATTTtgcagaaaataaaaatgacaaTATAggaaaatacataaaatggaatgatataaaaataaataataatttaactaacgatgaaaaattaaataaaacgaaattaaatatattaaaaaaagaaacgaACCCAAAATTAAGAAAGATGGATTTTTCATTTTGGTGA